A window of Mustela lutreola isolate mMusLut2 chromosome X, mMusLut2.pri, whole genome shotgun sequence genomic DNA:
aaatgtaagtaaaaaataaacacactaacaaaaaaacctgaacatgattatttattttataaaaatatatttagttaaCTTTGAAAAGAcccttaaaaagatgaaaaaaggacTTAAAATTCACCAGAGggtcaataaaaaaggaaaaatgtttgctCTAAGATATTATCAGATGAGAGCGAATTAAAATGAGGCAGCAGTTTTGTTTCTCCTATAAAATGGGCCTGGTGGGATTATTCATCATGGATGGGATTTTAAACTACTACAATTCTTCTAGGCAATGTACTGCTATGAGGAACCATTTTTAAATTCCTATACTTCTCAGGAACTCCATTTCTGGGCATGTAGcccaaagaaacaaaccaaaatatgGAGAAACATATGTGCAGAGATGTtctttgcagtcttttttttccttttttttaaatagaaaaaactcAAGTGAAGGAGCCTAAAAAGTTAACAGAAAGGGAAGGGTTTGGTGAATTATGGCACATCTATGTACTCTGTGGAATATTATGAAGGCACTAGTATGATGTTTTCGAAAACTACAGAGCAGTAAGAAAAATACTTAGGATACGCAGAAATGTTGAGAGAAAAAAACCACAGAACTGAAAATGGTAATATGCTATAATTATAACTATGTTTCTTAAAAGCATGTATATTTAAACTATGTTTTAACAACCATGTTTTCTAAAAGaatggggggaagaaaaggaacaaacagcAAATGATGGTGGCAGTTCCTAGAGAAGCCTGGCTGGGCCACAGATAGAAGTGGGCTTCTGGACCACGGAGGCAAGGTGGAAGAGGCAACGGGGTGCTGGCGGGGACAGGAGCACAGTCCCttgtgtgtggagggggagaGTATTTCCACTGGCCAAAACTAGTCGGGGGAGAGGGGGATAAGCCTCTCCTTTTGCTCCAGGGCTGTGTTGGGTCCTAGCCTAGGCTCCAGGCGCCCTGTGTGTGGTCCCCAAAGCACCCTACCGTCTTTTCAAGGGCTTTAACATCGGAAGGGCCTTGTTTTCCAAACCAAACGGAAGCGCTCTGTAGTCCCGGAAGTGCTTCGATGCCCCCCGGAAGTAGCTCTGTGAGAACGAGTGCTCAGAAATCTCGGAAGCAAGTTGTGGCTTGGGCGCCAGACCAAGCTTTCCCCAAATCTTGGATCTTCGCGATTTTTTCAGAGCGCTTTGAGGTCACGCACTCTGTTGCAGGGCTTTGCCATCTCTGGAACACTGAGAACCATCATGGGCAGCTGAAAGAGTGGGGACGAGGTCACGAAGTGGCTGGAGCGGCGCGAAGTTAAGTAGCGAGGGCAACACTCAGGCCCCCCGGTTAATGCGGAGGCCTCTGGGAGCCCACTGATGTGTCCCCTCCAACTAGCCACCTCCTAACTCTGTATTTCCTTCAGGAGAGGCCAGTGTCCCCCACCGCCTGAGAACACAGAAAGAGACTTACAGCTTTCAAGCTGAGGTTTTTCAGGGGGTGCAGCCTGCCAAGGGAAATTCCTCCCGCCAACTCCCCAACCACCCCATTCCTCAGGACCAGGTGTGGGTGGAGCCTCTAAAAAACGCCTGATTCGAGGGAGCACTTGGGGCTCCTCCCATCGGCGGACTCCCCTCTGCTCCAACTCTCCTGGGCTCAGCCCCTCCCTAGAGGAAATGGCTTCTTTCGAGGAGGCCTACCGCTTTAGGAGCAGTTCCAGACAGAGTGCCAGTAACTCCACTAACTCTGAATTTGCAGcccaggctgagggtcacagtgaTAAGTCCGAGGACCCAAACAATGTCAGGAGAAAGAGTGCTACACTGCATGACCAAAGCGCTCCATTCATCTATGGAAAGGGTATCCAGGGCACCCAGGGAAAACTGATGCCAGAAGCAGAGGAAGCTGTTGGTgcaaaacccagcagaagagagcATCTCAGCCCTGGACAAAGACCTGCCAGGGTCGTCACCTTCTCTGCTCCTCCGAAAAAGCAGCTGCCAGCCCCCGAGGTCAGAGTGGAGAAGGAAATGATAGCGATAGAAGTCAACAGTTTTGGTAATAGGAGAGTGATTATGGATCCGCAGGAGAAACCCTGTAAGAAGTTGCCAGGTGACAGAACGGTGCTCAATTTGGAAAAAGGCTGTCCGGTCCCCAAATTTCTAGACAGACGTGACTGTTGTTCAGAGATCCAAAAGCATCAAGAAAGGGAGGCAATCGCTGAGCGCCCCTTTTCACTTAGTCACCCGCCTGGTGTAGAAGAGCTAGCTGCAGCCAGATTCCCTCAGGAGAAGCCAGTCTCCTTGGGTTTCTCAAGAGTTTCAAAGCCTCCATCCTTCACCACTGGTGGTGTCCCGGACCAACCTCATTTGCACAGGGGTCTGCGGCAGGCCTATACCAGCTACTGGAGCAGCAGTCCCCAGccttcttactctccctctgtgGGCAGCAGCAGCGACAGCACACCCCAGGCCGGGAGGAACAGCCGCAGCTTTCTCAGTGATTATCCTTCCGGCTCAGAAATGCACTTCCAAAACTGGTCCAGAGACTGGAAGGCATTAGAGGAAGGTCCATCCCCGAACTTTCATGCCTCTCGTTTCTCCAGAAGTTTAGAAGCCCGGGAGCAAACCGTCCAAGAGGAGACCGCATCATATCCTTTTGGAGAATATGTGTCTAATTTGGGGCCCAGATGCCACTGGAATCGAGGCCTAGGTCATGGTTTCATTGACACCCATTGCCACTTGGATATTCTCTACTCCAAGCTGTCTTTCAAAGGGACCTTTAGCAAGTTCACAGAAATATACAACTATACCTTTCCTAAGGAATTTCAGGGCTGCATCTCTGATTTTTGTGATCCTCGCACACTAAGGGATGGCCTCTGGGAGGAGCTGCTGAAAGATGATCTGGTTTGGGGGGCCTTCGGCTGTCACCCCCATTTTGCACGTTACTACAATGACACTCAAGAAAGAAAGCTTCTGTACGCCTTACGGCACCCCAAGGCCATAGCGTTTGGAGAGATGGGCTTAGATTACTCTTACAAGTGTACCACCCCAGTTCCACAGCAGCACAGGGTATTTGAGAGGCAGCTGCAGCTGGCCGTGTCTCTGAAGAAGCCCCTGGTGATCCACTGCCGAGAAGCTGATGAAGATCTGCTGGGCATCATGAAAAGAAGAGTGCCCCCTGACTACAAGATCCATAGGCATTGCTTCACGGGCACCTACCCGCTCATCGAGCCCCTCTTGAAGTATTTTCCCAACATGTCTGTGGGGTTCACAGCGGTCCTGACCTACTCTTCTGCCTGGGAGACCCGCGAGGCTCTGAAAATGATCCCACTGGACAGAATCGTTGTGGAAACTGATGCGCCCTACTTCCTGCCTCGTGGAGTTCCCAAAAGCGTCTGCCAGTATGCCCACCCGGGCCTGGCCCTGCATACGGTTCGAGAGATTGCCAGAGTCAAAGGTCAGCCTCTCTCCTACACCTTGGCCATCTTGCGCAAGAACACTAGTTACCTTTACAATCTTTAAGCAAAGAGGGTATCGTCAGGAGTCTTCCAGGAAAGGGGGATGAACAGCCCAACAGCACAGACTTGGTTTGAACTCTGCCTGTGTCCCAAGGTCAAGGACGTGTTCAGCGAGTCCACTGGGACAGAAAGAGACCATAATAGGATGCTGGCTTCAAAACCTTTTCATGAGACTTCTGCTTCAGGCTGGTAGGGTGGGGTGCAAAAGAGTGGAAGGAGGGTAGGGGGGAACTGCTCTCAACGTTATCaaggtttttttcctcccagcCAAATTGTGCCAGGGTAGGCAGCAAAGAAGAAAGTGTTCCATAGGGTCAGTGGGTTGACTAATCCAAATCCCTGTTCTCTGCCGCCTGGGTTTTTGAGCAGTTAGCGCATAAAGTCACCCTCCTTCCTACTTGCCcttcaagaaacaaacaaacagcaaagaaggatgaattttaaaagtaagctaGGTAATTTGTTCTGTTGATTCCCAAAATGTATTTGTTATTATAGGAATTCTAGAACCCATATGGTTTGTTCTTAAGTTCATAATTCAGTGGCTGTGCAATTTGcaatttcttatttctaaagATAAACCAACACTAGCATTTCGTCGCAAAGGAAATCGATTTAGATAAAAATTAGTCTGTTAATAGTCAGAATGGGCCAGGTGTGTGATGGGGGGAGCTCTCCATGGAGGAGCTTGGAGTGATGGGAGCCAGAGCAGTCGAATCTCAGAGCAGCACTGAGATGAGTTTCATATCTGAGCTGAACTCCCGACGCTTGTATAACTGCACACCTCTCACGTAACCAGTATATTAATAGCAACTGTTATTCAGATTGCTCTGACTCTTAACAAGGCCCAACTGTATACCACTGAGAAATGCTATTCTCCCGAAGGACAGAAACGGAGAAGAGCTTCAGGTGCCCACTGGGCAAACAGCCGTCCTTCCTGTGAGATTAAAAGGAGCCCACATATTTGAGTTCAAAAATCTAACTCTGCAAGCCAAAGCACACACCTAAATCCAGGAGTCTCTTGATGAAAATAGGCCCAGCATACTCCAGACTTCTCTAGATTCCCGTGGGCCCATTTATCCAGTTCCAGAAAAATCTGCCGGCTCCTCACCATCTGGTTCTTAGCTCAGAAGTCTCCTCCACAGAGAAGCCTTCCCAGACTACCATGTACATAGTGCTCCCCTCACCTGGGGAGAAAAAAACTGCTTGGCTTCCTGTTTTGATTTAATCCTAGCACTCAGCACTGTCTGCAAATTGTGTATTTACCTGTGTGTTTGTTGGTTATCTTCCCCACTAGGTTTATAAGCTTGTCAGTCTTGTTCACACCCCATACACCTTGTACATATACCCAATGTTAGaatagtgcctagaacagtgcagGCACCCAGCAAAGATTTCTTGAGTTAACCTATGAGTGAACAACAGACTCCACCGACCCCTGTGAGTTAATGACAATATTTAAGCAGGGGGTCAGATattagggagagaagagagaaagaaaccatcttATTTCTAGCACCCCTCTCTAACTTAAAAGGCAAGGATTAAAAGGCAGCCATATTCTGCTGTTTAGAGGTCctccattaaagagaaaaaatatcaagGTGAAGCCCTACCAGGAACTTGACAGTTCAGCTTTCCGAAAAATAACACTGAGTAGGTCACAGACTTTTCCCCTTTGCTGGGAATCCATTTGGAGAAGGAGGAATTATCAGTGTAAGAAAGCTGTAAGTGCTTTACTTTGCTTTAGTAGGACCAAAAGAAGTTGATGCGATGAAAAAGGTGCAAGTTGATTATATTTTCATGACAGCAAACCTTCAGAAACGAAGCCGGTGTTTGAagaagttgttttttcttttccccatttaatGTAGACTGTAAATAGACTTTGCACAAAGTGTGTCCTTCGACCCACAGGAGCCCTGACCTTTTCATAAAGGATTGCCGGAAAGAAGGTTCTGTGGACACACGTAATGGGGAAACACTGAGTACTACAAAATTTAGATTTTGGTGGAGGGGGGAGGAAACTCACATGCCCTTTGATAAGCTAATGTGAGCCACAAATCCTCAACTTCCTCAAAGTTAATTCGTTGGATTAAGTTGAGGTACAATTCAACAAGCTAAATTCTTTGGGCACGCCAGCTTGGAAAACGTGACTTCAGGTCACACTTCTGCTGTTGCGGTCCCCTTGTCACATTGTGGATGTGCCTCTATTTCTcacatcttctttcatttccctctctcactgtataaGATCCACCGAGAACAAAACACCATTTAATCTGATCCTAGCAAAGTGATGTTACCAAGCGGGCATTTTAACAGTGGGTCCGAGTGAACAACAGCATATCTAAGTACACATTCCACAAGATAAAGAGATCGTATGTATATAGCAATGAATTTTCCTCtccaaaaagaaatggagaaaagacaatctTCTTACCTGCATAGATTATATTCGGCTGTGTTTCTAACACACAGGAGAGAGCCTTGCCATAATTCAGCTTTATTTCATTGGGAATGAGAGTGAGcaatgtagttttttttgttgttttttgtttgtttgtttgtttgtttgtttttgtgagtGTAGTATATCCAGAGTGGCCCAAATCAAAAATCCAGATCTTCCTTATTTCATGAATGTACTAAAGAGCACTTCGTCTATTCATGTTACTAGTAAAAACAAACTATCAAAATCTTGTGATGGAGATGTGCAAAATTTGGGGCACTCTATAAATGGCTTTCTAGTGATAGAGATTCCATTGAACCTCAAAGAATGATTAGAATTCGTATGTTTGCATGGCTCTTCAAAATTGGTGGGTCTGCTCTCACATTCTAGAGGCTTCAGAGAGCCATGAAGGCAACCGGTGATCTAGAAATTCAATTTGCCGTTAGTGGTCTCTGGGCTATTGGTCAGCCCAGAGTCACAAGGCCTCTTGGGCCCATTACCAGGCTCCCTGAACCCTGGCACTCCTTTGACTGCATGTCAATATTTTGCTGCTCTTAAATTTTAGAAAGGCAGCTcttttctacctttaaaaaagCTCCACAAGAACGAACTCCCTACTTAGAGaaagattttgttgttttagttagTCTTTATTCATATGCAAAATTAGTCCCTGCTTATAATAGGATTTTTGTGACAACTCAAGAGCacaaagtagaataaaaaatagGCCATAATACTTAGAGACAGTCACTTTAACAACCGGAGTGGCTCCGTGGCAGTGTTCTTGGTATTTCTGTAGTTCTTGCCAATTCCAGTATTGTAGTCTTTGAATCAGTTTTGCTAATGTTTACTAGAACTTTCATTTCATAGTTAGCATAAGTTAgacattttatttcctctgaatttgtgatttaaatacattattttgtacATCTTGGTTTGCTATCCTGAGCAAATGAGCTACAAGTTTACTAATTCTGTTGTCTGTTCTAAAGATTCAACTCTTAGACTTTTTATTCAAATCTATTCTGTTTATGGTTTTTATGAAATCCTGACCCCACTCCCCTTCAATTGCTGGATGATCTGTTTTAttgtgttggtttttttcccctaatgccTTACATTAAAtgcttagtttatttttaattttgggggaaagAACAAGGCCATCCAATACTATAAATCTGCCTCTAATTGTAACTCTGTTCTATCtataggattttttattttcatgaaatttacttttccactgTAAAGATTCATATATAAAGTATTACCAATATATGAACAGAGAAGAACAGAAAGTACAGGTTTTTCTGCTACCTGGAGCCCACTGTTTTGTTAATGTCTTCCCCTTAAGGTAACTGTGATTATATAGCTATGTCAAAttatatgtactttaaaaaaaaatgcatatggtTTCATGCCCATACTTACTGAAGATTTACATGCTATAATATCCCCCCACAGTGGGATCtggtgtatttttctttctttctttcttttttaatgtagctaGAAACAcaaatcttgtattttttttaagcaaagctAAAGAAAGAACATGTGCAGGTCCTAGGGAAAGACAATATAaagataagcttttttttttcttttgactgagGGAGAGTTTccctgtattcattatttttaaagaatttttaattgaagtattaaTTCCAAAGATTAGTATCTACTGCAACTTATCTAAGTAGAGAAAAGtaataggtttttctttttttaatccctgtATTGTATTTGGGGCTCATTTCATCTCATCGTTGttcattataattttatctttcaataaacattttaaaatgttgtcatgttttgaagtttttattttataatcataagGTTTCTATTGCTCATCACTAATCCTTTTATTTCATAACTTCACCATGGTTGAACTGTTTAATTTGCTTTATAATTGGCTGGAGTGCATCTTCGAGCAACTTCCTCAGGAAAAGTACGCGGATGGCGTATTTATGAGAAATCACATATCTGAGAATATCTTTCCACTGCTTTCACTAATGAATAACACCTCGGCCGAGTCTAGTATTTCTGGGTCACAAACATTTTCCTGTAAAAGTTACAGACATTGCTTCATTGTCTTCTGGCATTTAATGTTGCAGAAAATTCTAATGCTAACTTCTGCTTTGGGGGTTAAACTACTTTTTCTGATCAGGATGTTTGGTAATTTCTTTGCTTTATCcatgaaataaacagaaaaattgccaaactgtatcaaattatttttctctcttctgctacGTTCTCTGGTACATGGTAAGGACTCAGTCTTCAGgtctatgtttttttaaagtcaagaaggtgggatctgtttttattattttcgtATAATATGCTTAATTGCTTTGGCTGCTTTTAATCTAGCTTCTAATTCTTTCAGAACTGTCTGTATATGAGAACTCTGCTATTTGTCCGGCCTTCCATTACGCATCTCGTCCTCTTAGAGCTGACCTTGCTTCACATTGAGGGAGAATTTCTCAGGTTTGCCTTTACCATCATTCATCTCATTTTCTCCAAcgttcactttttttctttaccaataTAATGCATCTTTGAGTTCCCTCACACTTCCTTCTTAAGCGAGCTCCTTTGCCTTTCTGCCTAGAGTCTTATTcagcaatattttaaatttattctctcGCTCTATTTTCTTCCTCCAGCTTTCACCCCCCAGAGATTGCTTTCACTGCTTCCTTCATTCTGTTACTTCCGTGCACTCAACAGAAAGCACAGAGCAAATTGTTattaaaagtattcatttttcctatagaaaatatttttcttcctctgcctcttaaATACTCTACTCTCCTATATTTACATCGCGGGCTTTTCGGAAACCTTATGTTGgctttctttgttcattcttgAACAAAGAGCCATCTATCCAGACTGGTGTTTCCCCCCAAAACAGGGTGGGTAGgattcccctctcccttccttcaccAGCCATTCTGAGGTTTTTTGATTCCTCCTTCCACTGGGAGGCTGGTTGATAGAAATTCACATACAGCAGGTTAAGAGAAGTAGGGAGGGAGGTGGCGGCCGAGAGTAGTTCCCTAGGGGGAAAACTTTCCCATTTTCcatataaacattttctaaattgaCCTGACCTCTGTCTACTCCAGGAACAGAGCCAGTCTTTCCTGCAAACCGCCTGTGGCGACAGAGCCATACCCTAATGCAACTATTCCTGGGGCTCCTCCTGACACTCCTAAGCCACCTATGGCTGTGTAAGTGAGCCGTGTGCAAGCCCCTACAGGTGGTCCTAACCGCCCCCCACCTCAAttcttgacactttttttttttttaatgaagtgaaACTGCCACGTTGTTGGCTTAAGTACATTTCCTCAATATGAGCCCATCTGCACTACACCTAGTGGAAATTCCTCCAAGATTTCAGCATAAAGATGGACCTACCACCCCCAACCTCCAACACTAATAGGAtttctccatattttaaaatgttgcagTCATTTTAATTGGGACTGCGAAGGTGAAGAGGTTCATCTAAATATCAAAGCTCAAGTTAGAATCTCACTCCAAATTCTCAATTTTttcctctcactttttttttttgataaatttatGTTCCTATGGATACTGTGTTTAAATAGGCATatcttattttaggaaaattcAACTTATACAATTCTGAATCTCATTTAGCTTGCTGAACACAGAAGAGGGTCAGTAAAGGTAAGTTGAatgacaaaaaatacaaaatagagaGAGATGACttctaaagaattttttattacaaaaatattatCATCATAAATCTACTTATGATCTGTGCTCAAATTTTTCATAACTAAATCTAGGGTTTAAGATGAAACACACCTATATGGACAGTGTAAGCAtccatcaaatttatttttacttgtctGCTGCTTCTTAAGACCTGATTTTATgatgaataaaagggaaaaaagatgtgGCTAGAATATCAGAACATTCTTCTTGTGGCTTTATCACTAATTAACCATATAACTGGTGCAAACCACTGAAATTCCTTTGTTTGCTGGTTAACCTTTcagcaaaaaattagaaaatcaacaCTTCCTAACCACAGGACAGTGCAACACTATTTAAAGGACCaagaaaattatgtatatataacagagctttggagagaaaatgaatgtataaaaatactgaataatatATAAATCAGTGTAGGATGCAAAGCTGGAAGCTTAAAAATACTGTCAAAACCACATCTAAAATAGTCTTTTCACATCCTTATGGAATCTATTGAGCAAGGCAATTAAAAAAACACTTGATATTACTAAGAGAAAAGGTTCATATTCACTGCTTTAAGTCAGACATCCtgggaaaataattaaaactagaaGGGATCACACCTCATCCAAAAGAAATCATGTTGTGAATCATGGAGTTTCATTAACTGAATAGAGAAAACTGAATATCGAAATATTcagtataaaatatacaaaagaaaaacagcacctacaatataaaaaataaagggaaaatatatttggtaaaaaatacatataattgacatttaccaaatgtgtgtgtgtgtgtgtgtacgaatttttttttctcccagagggAATAATATGAGAACTGAGGCAAACATGCCCCCTTCTGCCACCATATTGAGATACATGCTTTCCAGGTGGGCTTCTACCTTAAAGAGTCAGAAAAAAGATGCTTAGGAAGGATGACTTGTGTGTTCTCTTCCAATCAAAATAATCCATTCTGTAATTCTAGTAATTACCCAATAAACTGGACTCCCCAGTACACTGGACTGCCCTACGGGTTTCAAAGTTTGTGATTTTTACTTCCCACAAGTGCATCAACAGCTGAGACCACAAAATGGATACTCAATACAAGAAAGGCTCCTTTATCAAAAGCAAAGTAATACAGACCAAGTGAGTTACAGAGCACCTGCCAAATTCAAACCTGTGTGTGGAGGGTAAATGTCTCAAGACAGTCTCTCCAGCTCTCAGGATTGTATAGTCAAATAAGGGAGATGAGATTACATGCAAATGACTCCAAAGCAGGGTATGGTATCTCCAAATAATTATAATGCATTGGCTATAAAGCAAAAAGCCATTAGAgattcaataatatttttaatttttttaaaaaaagattttacttatttgacagagagagagagatcacaagtaggcagggaagcaggcagagagagaggggtggagaagcaggctccctgctgagcagagagcccaatgcggggcttgatctcaggaccctgagaccgtcacctgagccgaaggcagagactttaacccactgagccacccaggtacccctcaataatatttttaaaaatccatttggtGTACCTTGCTGAGTcctgctatgtgtcaggcactgtgctagactcTTGAgattcaaaaataaatgagaaattggCAGCATTGGTCAAGTAGTCAGAATGGATCAGACAATGTGTTTGGTGCTTTTACGCTCTACCTCATTTATCCCTCACAACACATCAACAACATAGGGGATATTGTGATCATTGCTTTATAGAAATCGAGGTTTAGGATGCTAAATAATTTACCGAAGAACTCAAAATAAGAGAATGGGATAGCTGGGGTTAGAAATCAAACTTCCTGgttgcctgggtgcctcagatggttaagcggccgccttcggttcaggtcatgatctccgggtcctgggatctagccccacatgggctccctgcttagcgtgGAGAAGGGGgctgtcttcttctccctctccctctgcctctccccaccactcaggctctctctgtcaaatgcataaacaaaatcctaaaacaaaaaaagagaaaaggaaaagaactgaAACTGCCTAGCTTCAGAGGCCACAAACTAATCACAATCTCCCAAACTGCCACAAAACCCCAGTACACTTCAGCTCCATGGAAGACACAGAGAAGCCTAATGGGGCTATTGTAATAGCGTTTCAAGGTGCTCCAGTAGGAGATGTGCCTAACCACCCAAGAGCATCAAGAAGAAGGCAGCACGTCCAGGTGGCATCCGAAATGGGTCTTCAAGGTTGAGAGATGGAAGAACTCCACATACGGACAAGTGGGTAAGGGCATTCtctgcagagggaacagcatgtgcaaagttACAGGACCATGTTAGTGCTCCCAGATGGGCAGTCCTGTAAGTCTTTCTGTGTGGCCAAAAGCTGAATGGGAAAGGGAGGGCAGAGGTGATGAGATTAGCAAAGCACAAGAGTCAAAAGACTGGTGGTCCTTGGGTCACGCAAAGTTGAGTCAAAGGACTGTAGACGTTTTGGAAAGTTAACTCTGTAGCAGCATGGACAGTTGAGTGAGAGGATCAGATTGGAAGCAGGGACACCACCGAAGAGGCTGCTCTCCAGGGGAGAGACGTGAACTAGGAGAGCAGTGATAGCCTTGAAAAGAAGCGGATGGAATAAAGATTTCAGAGGGAGATGAGAGAAAACTTGGGTcgacagtgaaagagggagcaCAATGGTGATTCTCTTATTtgcttaaacataaaaatatgtaacatcATGATGTAGCATTTAGATAATAAGCCAAACGTGCATACTCTCAGCATGATGGTTTATTCCAAGAGAAGACGGAGCGACCCACTAGCAACTGAAAAGTCCATCTCGTCTGAGATCTCTGAAGAAACTGTACAGGTGATCCAAATTTATGCTGTACATACACTTCCTCCAAAAtgcctttcctcttcttttccaattttcaaTAGTCTCTTCACTTCCTCACCATTGTTTCTGTCcgtgagctttctctctctcaacccaCCCCCACTCTAGGCGTCTTCATTTCTTACATCCCCAAAACCCAAGAGTCTAACTGAAAGACTCAGAATAATCCTCAGCAGATAGAGGATGGGGGAGAATAGGAATGAGCAAAGACAAAGTTTTGTTCAGCACACAgggcatgggggaaaaaagagaaagctgagAGCACACATGAAGAATATTATtccagggggcccctgggtggctcagttgtttaagcatctgcttctgactcaggtcatgatcccagggtcctgggatcaagacttacgtcagactccctgctcagcagggagtctgcttcttttcttcccctgcttgtgttctctctctcaaataaataaataaaacctaaaaaaaaaaaaaaaacaaaaaaaaaaaaaacaagaatattatCCCAGGGGGCCTCAGTGGCTGTCAGCTAAGCATCCGATGCTTggttcagctcaagtcatgatctcagggtcatgggttcaggcctgcatcaggctccatgctctgcac
This region includes:
- the LOC131822078 gene encoding putative deoxyribonuclease TATDN2; this translates as MPPGSSSVRTSAQKSRKQVVAWAPDQAFPKSWIFAIFSERFEVTHSVAGLCHLWNTENHHGQLKEWGRGHEVAGAARRPGVGGASKKRLIRGSTWGSSHRRTPLCSNSPGLSPSLEEMASFEEAYRFRSSSRQSASNSTNSEFAAQAEGHSDKSEDPNNVRRKSATLHDQSAPFIYGKGIQGTQGKLMPEAEEAVGAKPSRREHLSPGQRPARVVTFSAPPKKQLPAPEVRVEKEMIAIEVNSFGNRRVIMDPQEKPCKKLPGDRTVLNLEKGCPVPKFLDRRDCCSEIQKHQEREAIAERPFSLSHPPGVEELAAARFPQEKPVSLGFSRVSKPPSFTTGGVPDQPHLHRGLRQAYTSYWSSSPQPSYSPSVGSSSDSTPQAGRNSRSFLSDYPSGSEMHFQNWSRDWKALEEGPSPNFHASRFSRSLEAREQTVQEETASYPFGEYVSNLGPRCHWNRGLGHGFIDTHCHLDILYSKLSFKGTFSKFTEIYNYTFPKEFQGCISDFCDPRTLRDGLWEELLKDDLVWGAFGCHPHFARYYNDTQERKLLYALRHPKAIAFGEMGLDYSYKCTTPVPQQHRVFERQLQLAVSLKKPLVIHCREADEDLLGIMKRRVPPDYKIHRHCFTGTYPLIEPLLKYFPNMSVGFTAVLTYSSAWETREALKMIPLDRIVVETDAPYFLPRGVPKSVCQYAHPGLALHTVREIARVKGQPLSYTLAILRKNTSYLYNL